The Prevotella herbatica genome contains the following window.
ATTTCTATCTGTATATTAAAAATTAATTCATTGCGTTTCGTATTTTCTCAACAATACGATCTTGTACCTCTGGAATTTCTAACAATCCTTGATTAATAATTTTCACATCATAATCTTCGTTCTCAAGTGCTTGTCTCCATTTCCCGTCTAGATCTTCAA
Protein-coding sequences here:
- a CDS encoding sirohydrochlorin cobaltochelatase — protein: MISSLLIAGNHAVEDLDGKWRQALENEDYDVKIINQGLLEIPEVQDRIVEKIRNAMN